A region of Aquarana catesbeiana isolate 2022-GZ linkage group LG08, ASM4218655v1, whole genome shotgun sequence DNA encodes the following proteins:
- the LOC141106710 gene encoding leukocyte cysteine proteinase inhibitor 1-like translates to MSEEKPVLGGMGEPREPTEEDQAILDKVKEQYEKQSGTNPGEFKAILVDTGEDTYIHVRVFVPLPGSDEGPTLVSFQANKTKDDKLEYFEAKDEDQLVITHSKNATSHPSWNSFK, encoded by the exons ATGAGTGAGGAGAAGCCAGTACTTGGGGGAATGGGTGAGCCCAGGGAACCTACTGAAGAAGATCAAGCCATCCTTGATAAGGTGAAAGAACAGTATGAGAAGCAGTCTGGGACTAACCCTGGGGAATTTAAGGCAATCCTC GTGGACACTGGAGAGGACACTTATATCCACGTTCGAGTCTTTGTACCTCTGCCTGGCTCAGATGAGGGACCGACTTTGGTGTCTTTCCAGGCGAATAAGACAAAGGATGATAAACTGGAGTATTTCGAAGCTAAAGATGAGGACCAATTGGTGATCACACATTCAAAAAACGCCACATCCCATCCTTCTTGGAACTCCTTTAAATGA